One Kribbella sp. NBC_00662 genomic region harbors:
- a CDS encoding NlpC/P60 family protein: MKLAATKVPISTVWTAPDAPRDIDAPATAVQPDVAAWAKSMDTETRLGLHGRTLTQLLFAEPVLVRTERDGWSEILAPWQPSSQDELGYPGWVPSSHLGELPQSATDPVAIDVPTASLLAEPGGSPLAELSFATVLASVEKADGYTRVATPDGGSGWLADDALRSVLEPSGPEDRLRLGELFLGLEYLWGGTSAHGLDCSGLVHTVSRVLGMRTPRDAHDQADTLPNIPIDEAQPGDLYFFGRPGKQIHHVGFVSPEGMLHASETGKRLENGPLTDDRRSTLVTAARF, encoded by the coding sequence ATGAAGTTAGCCGCTACCAAGGTCCCGATCAGCACGGTCTGGACCGCGCCGGACGCGCCGCGTGACATCGACGCACCGGCGACCGCAGTACAACCCGATGTGGCCGCCTGGGCCAAGTCGATGGACACCGAGACCCGGCTGGGCCTGCACGGCCGGACCCTGACCCAGCTGCTGTTCGCCGAGCCCGTGCTGGTGCGGACGGAGCGCGACGGCTGGTCCGAGATCCTCGCGCCGTGGCAGCCCTCGTCGCAGGACGAGCTGGGGTATCCGGGCTGGGTTCCGTCGAGCCACCTGGGTGAACTGCCGCAGAGCGCGACCGATCCGGTTGCTATCGACGTACCGACGGCATCGCTGCTGGCCGAGCCCGGTGGTAGCCCGCTGGCGGAGCTGTCGTTCGCGACGGTGCTGGCGTCGGTGGAGAAGGCCGACGGGTACACGCGGGTCGCTACGCCCGACGGTGGGTCCGGCTGGCTGGCGGACGACGCACTGCGGTCTGTGCTGGAGCCGTCGGGGCCGGAGGACCGGCTGCGACTCGGTGAGCTGTTCCTCGGGCTGGAGTACCTGTGGGGCGGTACGTCGGCGCACGGGCTCGACTGCTCCGGGCTGGTCCATACGGTCAGCCGGGTGCTCGGGATGCGGACGCCGCGGGACGCGCACGACCAGGCCGACACGCTGCCGAACATCCCGATCGACGAGGCCCAGCCCGGCGACCTCTACTTCTTCGGCCGCCCCGGCAAGCAGATCCACCACGTCGGCTTCGTCTCCCCCGAAGGCATGCTCCACGCCTCAGAAACCGGCAAACGCCTGGAAAACGGCCCCCTCACCGACGACCGCCGCTCCACCCTCGTCACCGCGGCCCGCTTCTAA
- a CDS encoding mandelate racemase/muconate lactonizing enzyme family protein codes for MKITTHRVSAPLHTPFITALRTATHVESLLVEVSDGELSGWGEAPQVWKVTGDSLAGSQACIEGPITTALDGLGPADLTEALRRVQGAAVGNFGAKDAIDVALHDLAARRRGQTLHGFLGSTVDVVRTDVTLSVGDAAALAAAGRDRVADGFDVLKVKVGTDAVGDIERVRRVRDAIGPEPRLRLDANQGWTRRDAVTVIRALEDAGCAIELVEQPVAAADLDGMAWVTDRVSTPILADESVFGVRDLVAVIRQGAADLVNVKLAKCGGLAPARTLLELAREHGLGAIVGCMMESHVGVGAAAALVSAYPTTAVNDLDAAWWLREAPVAGGIRYDGSLIHLPSAPGLGVTGLTA; via the coding sequence GTGAAGATCACGACCCATCGGGTGTCGGCGCCGCTGCACACGCCGTTCATCACCGCGTTGCGTACGGCGACCCATGTCGAGTCGCTGCTCGTCGAGGTAAGTGACGGCGAGCTGAGTGGCTGGGGCGAGGCGCCGCAGGTGTGGAAGGTGACCGGCGACTCGCTCGCCGGGTCGCAGGCGTGTATCGAAGGCCCGATCACGACCGCGCTCGACGGGCTCGGTCCGGCCGATCTGACCGAGGCCCTGCGGCGGGTGCAGGGGGCGGCGGTCGGCAACTTCGGCGCGAAGGACGCGATCGACGTCGCACTGCACGACCTCGCTGCGCGGCGGCGCGGTCAGACGCTGCACGGGTTCCTCGGATCGACGGTCGACGTCGTACGGACCGATGTGACGTTGTCGGTCGGGGATGCGGCAGCGCTGGCGGCCGCGGGGCGGGATCGGGTCGCGGACGGGTTCGACGTACTCAAGGTCAAGGTCGGCACGGACGCGGTCGGCGACATCGAGCGGGTCCGGCGGGTGCGCGATGCGATCGGGCCGGAGCCTCGGCTGCGGCTGGATGCCAACCAGGGGTGGACGCGGCGCGATGCGGTCACGGTGATCCGGGCGCTGGAGGATGCCGGGTGCGCGATCGAACTGGTCGAGCAGCCGGTCGCCGCGGCAGACCTCGACGGGATGGCGTGGGTGACCGACCGGGTCAGTACGCCGATCCTCGCCGACGAGTCGGTGTTCGGCGTACGCGATCTGGTCGCCGTGATCCGGCAGGGTGCGGCTGATCTGGTGAACGTGAAGCTGGCGAAGTGCGGTGGGCTGGCGCCGGCGCGGACGCTGCTGGAGCTGGCTCGTGAGCACGGGCTGGGCGCGATCGTCGGCTGCATGATGGAGAGCCACGTCGGCGTCGGCGCGGCGGCCGCGCTGGTGTCGGCGTACCCGACGACCGCGGTCAACGACCTGGACGCCGCCTGGTGGCTGCGGGAGGCGCCGGTGGCCGGCGGGATCCGGTACGACGGCTCGCTGATCCACCTGCCTTCTGCTCCTGGACTCGGCGTGACAGGCTTGACCGCATGA
- a CDS encoding serine hydrolase gives MGIAELLQGVDGSGEFGVWLGRLDGVPVFEHEAERPHYSASTMKLPVAMAMMRKVEAGELALDQPVTVHNDFASAGSGRFAVNANEDEAPATWEKLGAEVPLGWLATEMITRSSNLATDLVLEQVGIPAAHAALSEATLPSSPSPASKIQRGIDDGPAQRAGISNLMSPAGLAGVLVAVGNQKGASGDYLRDLLAGNQWNGEIPALLPPGTRVEHKNGWDTRIRHDGGIVRPDDADPFVLVVCTTSELPDADAQKLIAAIALEGWNNRHDLGAVR, from the coding sequence ATGGGAATCGCGGAGCTGCTCCAGGGGGTCGACGGGAGCGGAGAGTTCGGGGTGTGGCTTGGCCGGCTGGACGGCGTACCGGTGTTCGAGCACGAGGCGGAGCGGCCGCACTACTCGGCCAGCACGATGAAACTGCCGGTGGCGATGGCGATGATGCGCAAGGTCGAGGCGGGTGAGCTCGCGCTCGACCAGCCGGTGACCGTGCACAACGACTTCGCCTCGGCGGGCAGCGGCCGGTTCGCTGTGAACGCGAACGAGGACGAGGCGCCGGCGACCTGGGAGAAGCTGGGCGCCGAGGTGCCGCTCGGCTGGCTCGCGACCGAGATGATCACCCGCTCCAGCAACCTGGCGACCGATCTCGTGCTCGAACAGGTCGGGATCCCGGCGGCCCACGCAGCCCTCAGCGAGGCGACGCTGCCCAGCTCGCCCTCCCCCGCGTCGAAGATCCAGCGCGGTATCGACGACGGTCCCGCGCAGCGCGCCGGGATCAGCAACCTGATGAGCCCGGCCGGCCTCGCCGGCGTACTCGTTGCTGTCGGCAACCAGAAAGGTGCCTCCGGCGACTACCTGCGCGACCTGCTGGCCGGCAACCAGTGGAACGGCGAGATCCCGGCGCTGCTGCCGCCGGGGACGCGGGTCGAGCACAAGAACGGCTGGGACACGCGGATCCGGCACGACGGCGGGATCGTGCGGCCGGACGACGCGGACCCGTTCGTGCTGGTGGTCTGTACGACGTCGGAGTTGCCGGATGCCGACGCGCAGAAGCTGATCGCGGCGATCGCCCTGGAAGGCTGGAACAACAGACACGACCTCGGAGCCGTGCGGTGA
- a CDS encoding cobalamin biosynthesis protein → MRPTNPRRPYPGTSRALGILLGFAADRLLGDPRRFHPVAGFGQTAARVERRLYADSRRAGTAHTAILVGSTTLLGVAIERLTRKHPILYTAATAAATWTVLGARSLEREAETMAALLEEKDIPAARDRLSHLCARDATYLEADELARATVESIAENTSDACVAPLLWGGVLGIPGLLGYRAANTLDAMVGYRSPKYQNFGWASARLDDLVNLVPARVCAMLTGVAAARPREAIAVWKRDAAKHPSPNAGPVEASFAGALDLTLGGTNDYGSYQEDRGTLGDGPAPAVADVRRTAALARRVGVATAGVAALAALLGRTPRGMKKGYTWG, encoded by the coding sequence GTGCGCCCGACGAACCCCCGCCGCCCCTACCCGGGCACGTCGCGGGCTCTGGGGATTCTTCTCGGGTTCGCCGCAGATCGTCTGCTCGGCGATCCCCGCCGGTTCCACCCGGTCGCCGGCTTCGGCCAGACCGCGGCCCGGGTCGAGCGCCGCCTGTACGCCGACTCCCGCCGCGCAGGAACGGCCCACACAGCGATCCTCGTCGGCTCCACCACACTCCTGGGTGTCGCCATCGAGCGACTGACCCGCAAGCATCCGATCCTCTACACAGCAGCCACCGCCGCGGCAACGTGGACCGTGCTCGGTGCCCGCAGCCTCGAACGCGAAGCCGAGACGATGGCTGCGCTCCTCGAGGAGAAGGACATCCCAGCAGCTCGCGACCGCCTCAGCCACCTGTGCGCCCGCGACGCGACGTACCTGGAGGCGGACGAGCTGGCCCGCGCAACGGTCGAGTCGATCGCCGAGAACACCTCGGACGCCTGCGTGGCGCCGCTCCTCTGGGGCGGAGTCCTCGGCATCCCCGGACTCCTCGGGTACCGCGCAGCGAACACCTTGGATGCGATGGTCGGCTACAGGTCGCCGAAGTACCAGAACTTCGGTTGGGCGTCGGCGCGCCTGGACGACTTGGTGAACCTCGTGCCGGCGCGTGTCTGCGCGATGCTGACCGGCGTTGCGGCCGCCCGGCCGCGTGAGGCAATAGCTGTCTGGAAGCGGGACGCGGCCAAGCACCCGAGTCCGAACGCCGGCCCGGTCGAGGCGTCCTTCGCGGGCGCGCTCGACCTCACGCTCGGCGGGACGAACGACTACGGCAGCTACCAGGAGGACCGCGGCACGCTGGGTGATGGGCCCGCTCCGGCTGTCGCCGACGTCCGGCGGACGGCCGCGCTGGCCCGCCGGGTCGGCGTAGCTACAGCAGGCGTCGCCGCCCTCGCAGCTCTCCTCGGCCGAACACCGCGCGGCATGAAGAAGGGGTACACATGGGGCTGA
- a CDS encoding phosphoglycerate mutase family protein, with protein sequence MGLSHRPVRIALIRHGESEANLDKTVYERIPDHAVPLTPHGHEQAAKAGKDLRELFENEPVRVYVSPYLRARQTLDSLGLDDLIELPREEPRLREQDWDNLQDTADIERQEKLRDSFGHFFYRFTHGESGADVYDRVSTFLETMHRDFEQPDAPRNVLLVSHGLTMRLFCTRWFHWSVRFFESLRNPGNAETRVLLRQPDFRYKLDRPFEQWTPYEPTERERSAWL encoded by the coding sequence ATGGGGCTGAGCCACCGGCCGGTGCGGATCGCGTTGATCCGGCATGGGGAGTCCGAGGCGAATCTGGACAAGACGGTTTACGAGCGCATCCCGGACCACGCCGTACCTCTGACGCCGCATGGGCACGAGCAGGCGGCGAAGGCGGGTAAGGACCTGCGTGAGCTGTTCGAGAACGAGCCGGTGCGGGTGTACGTCTCGCCGTACCTGCGGGCGCGGCAGACGCTGGACTCGCTCGGGCTGGACGATCTGATCGAGCTTCCGCGCGAGGAGCCGCGGCTGCGCGAGCAGGACTGGGACAACCTGCAGGACACTGCAGACATCGAGCGCCAGGAGAAGCTGCGAGACTCGTTCGGGCACTTCTTCTACCGGTTCACCCACGGTGAGTCGGGTGCGGACGTGTACGACCGGGTCTCGACGTTCCTGGAGACGATGCACCGCGACTTCGAGCAGCCGGACGCGCCGCGGAACGTGCTGCTGGTTTCGCACGGGCTGACCATGCGGTTGTTCTGCACGCGCTGGTTCCACTGGTCGGTCCGGTTCTTCGAGTCGCTGCGCAATCCTGGTAACGCGGAAACACGCGTCCTGCTGCGGCAACCGGATTTCCGGTACAAGCTGGACCGGCCGTTCGAACAGTGGACGCCTTACGAACCGACGGAACGGGAGCGATCGGCATGGTTGTAG
- a CDS encoding DUF3500 domain-containing protein, with amino-acid sequence MVVAQTRDTVLELLASLTPAQLEKIRAPFDIPDHQQWTYLPGPVPGLALTELNPTQQKLVERLVATGCSDRGAADVWAVLDAEVVVRELPDLPPSGEWEGATVADRYFLRVLGDPNGTDPWAWRLNGHHLALHVTLVDGAIAFTPQFIGSNPAEVRSGPKAGRRFLAAEQDLGFQLLHALEPGQLATALVSDEAPDDILTRHDPVADASLLHRGLAYGDMNEDQRQLLSLLIGQYVGRAAGPIGLQTWQDITEHGIERLTFAWAGETEPGIGHRHYYSIAGPSFLAEYDNTQDNANHIHSVWRDLRNDWGTDLLAAHYAMHR; translated from the coding sequence ATGGTTGTAGCGCAGACGCGGGACACGGTCCTCGAACTGCTGGCGAGCCTGACGCCGGCCCAGCTCGAGAAGATCCGGGCCCCGTTCGACATTCCGGACCACCAGCAGTGGACGTACCTGCCGGGTCCGGTGCCGGGGCTGGCACTGACCGAGCTGAACCCGACCCAGCAGAAGCTGGTGGAGCGTCTGGTCGCGACCGGTTGCAGCGACCGCGGTGCGGCCGATGTCTGGGCGGTCCTGGACGCGGAGGTCGTCGTACGCGAGCTGCCGGATCTGCCGCCGTCGGGGGAGTGGGAGGGCGCGACGGTCGCCGACCGGTACTTCCTCCGGGTGCTCGGCGACCCGAACGGGACCGATCCGTGGGCGTGGCGGCTGAACGGTCACCACCTCGCGCTGCACGTCACGCTCGTCGACGGGGCGATCGCGTTCACCCCGCAGTTCATCGGGTCGAACCCGGCCGAGGTCCGCAGCGGCCCGAAGGCCGGACGGCGGTTCCTGGCCGCGGAGCAGGACCTGGGCTTCCAGCTCCTGCACGCGCTCGAGCCGGGTCAGCTGGCCACGGCTCTGGTCTCCGACGAGGCGCCGGACGACATCCTGACCCGCCACGACCCGGTCGCCGACGCGTCGTTGCTGCACCGCGGCCTGGCATACGGCGACATGAACGAGGACCAGCGCCAGCTCCTCAGCCTCCTCATCGGCCAGTACGTCGGACGCGCCGCCGGGCCGATCGGGTTGCAGACCTGGCAGGACATCACCGAGCACGGCATCGAGCGGTTGACGTTCGCGTGGGCCGGTGAGACCGAGCCCGGCATCGGGCACCGGCACTACTACTCGATCGCCGGCCCGAGCTTCCTGGCCGAGTACGACAACACCCAGGACAACGCCAATCACATCCACTCGGTCTGGCGCGACCTCCGCAACGACTGGGGCACCGACCTCCTCGCCGCGCACTACGCGATGCACCGCTGA
- a CDS encoding vanadium-dependent haloperoxidase — protein sequence MRLKAWRLLVVVLTAGLITPALVAAPSQAGGVRAGPAVITQWNTIAGRTIYAENATPVPVGSLYYGFVSLAVYDAVVAIEGRYQPYLKQPKVRAKASSEAAAATAAYEVLRYYFPASATNLATDYAASLGTIPDGRAKSRGTEVGRHAAQTLIQARAKDGRGANIQLTVTPAPGVWRPTPDALAPMLAPWLGFVVPLALRSPTQFRLPGPDPITSKAYARDFAEVKSMGALVGSARTPAQTETALFWNANAVLQYQTALRSQVTERGMDIVDSARAFALLSTSMADALIACWRAKYDYAYWRPITAVRLAGTDGNRATEADPNWMSLLQTPPYPDYVSGHASITGAATGTFSYLFGARSLDLDIPALVSTASRHFDSAAALDAETMNARIWLGFHFRKAMTDANRLGHRTASWTIGHEFQPRHH from the coding sequence ATGCGCTTGAAGGCCTGGAGACTTCTGGTCGTCGTACTGACCGCCGGCCTCATCACTCCTGCCCTGGTCGCCGCACCGAGCCAGGCCGGCGGCGTCCGGGCCGGTCCGGCGGTGATCACCCAGTGGAACACCATCGCCGGCCGGACGATCTACGCCGAGAACGCCACCCCGGTCCCGGTCGGGAGCCTGTACTACGGCTTCGTGTCGCTGGCCGTTTACGACGCGGTGGTCGCGATCGAAGGCCGCTACCAGCCGTACCTGAAGCAGCCCAAGGTCCGCGCTAAGGCGTCCTCGGAGGCAGCTGCCGCGACCGCGGCGTACGAGGTACTGCGGTACTACTTCCCGGCCTCGGCCACGAACCTCGCCACCGACTACGCCGCGTCGCTCGGCACGATCCCGGACGGTCGCGCCAAGTCACGGGGAACCGAGGTCGGCCGGCACGCTGCGCAGACGCTGATCCAGGCGCGGGCCAAGGACGGCCGAGGCGCGAACATCCAGCTGACGGTGACGCCCGCGCCCGGAGTCTGGCGCCCGACACCCGACGCCTTGGCGCCGATGCTCGCCCCGTGGCTCGGGTTCGTCGTACCGCTGGCGCTTCGATCGCCGACGCAGTTCCGGCTGCCCGGCCCCGACCCGATCACGTCGAAGGCCTATGCCCGCGACTTCGCCGAGGTGAAGTCGATGGGTGCGCTCGTCGGATCCGCGCGGACGCCGGCGCAGACCGAGACCGCGCTCTTCTGGAACGCGAACGCCGTACTGCAGTACCAGACGGCGCTCCGGAGCCAGGTCACCGAGCGCGGGATGGACATCGTCGACAGCGCCCGCGCGTTCGCGCTGCTCAGCACGAGCATGGCCGATGCGCTGATCGCCTGCTGGCGGGCCAAGTACGACTACGCCTACTGGCGTCCGATCACCGCCGTACGGCTGGCCGGAACCGACGGGAACCGGGCCACCGAAGCCGACCCGAACTGGATGTCACTGCTGCAGACGCCGCCCTATCCGGACTACGTCAGCGGGCATGCATCGATCACCGGCGCGGCAACCGGGACCTTCAGCTACCTGTTCGGCGCCCGGTCGCTCGATCTGGACATCCCCGCCTTGGTGTCCACTGCTTCGCGGCACTTCGACAGCGCCGCGGCGCTCGACGCGGAGACCATGAACGCGAGGATCTGGCTCGGCTTCCACTTCCGGAAGGCGATGACCGACGCGAACCGGCTCGGTCACCGCACCGCCTCGTGGACGATCGGCCACGAGTTCCAGCCCCGGCACCACTGA
- the cobN gene encoding cobaltochelatase subunit CobN, with translation MAANLLLLSTADTDLLAAAEAGAGWAVANPARLEPADLSPLLDAAEVVVVRLLGGRRAWEEGLDAVLASGKPAVVVSGEAAPDAELMSLSTVPAGAVTEALAYLREGGADNLRNLAGFLRDTLLLTGDEFDPPRALPAYGLRGTYVEDERPVVGIVYYRAHEISGNTAFVDALADAVVEAGAQPLPVYCGTLRGLDPAENVGLFDLLRKCDVLVTTLLAAGGAVAANASAGGADDAWDAGALASLDIPLIQGLALTSTREQWVESDAAVSPLDAATQVAIPEFDGRLITIPFSFKSYDADGLARYMPDAERCARLAGIAVAHARLRHVPAAEKRIALVLSSYPTKHARIGNAVGLDTPASAVVLLGQLEAAGYDLGGLDLSELQGADGADGLIHRLIAAGGHDVDWLTDEQLANAVAKIPLSTYATWFGRVPESLRTAMIDAWGEAPGELYVDTSGDEPAIALAALQFGNVVLMIQPPRGFGENPVAIYHDPDMAPSHHYLAAYRWLEASRDEGGFGAQAVVHLGKHGTLEWLPGKGIGMAADCAPDAVLGNLPMVYPFIVNDPGEGTQAKRRAHATVVDHLVPPMARAETYGDMAKLEYLLDEYATVSALDPDKVPTLRAQIWTLIQAAQLHHDLHTSEKPDDEEFDEFVLHLDGYLCEIKDVQIRDGLHILGGAPVGEARVNLVLAVLRARQLWGGTYSIPGLRTALGETFGVDEAAMLADPGRPVPELADLATLADLPAVSGADGVDLLEAVARKLVVGMETMSWDATKVPVVVAEVLARDSEQVVQSLTFAAEEVVPRLARTGDELSNVVRALDGRFIEAGPSGSPTRGLVNVLPTGRNFYAVDPKAIPSRNAWDVGVALADSLLARHRTETGEWPRSVGLTIWGTSAMRTQGDDLAEVLWLLGCRPVWDEASRRVTSFEVVGLEELGRPRIDVTIRISGFFRDAFPHVVALLDEAVRTVAALDESDDDNYLRAHVSADVAAGNDMRQSTARVFGSKPGSYGAGLLPLVDARNWRTDAELAEVYAVWGGYAYGKDLDGAEARGSMERAYARIQVAAKNADTREHDIMDSDDYFQYHGGMIAMVRHLTGSNPKAYVGDSAVPAQVKTRTLEEEAKRVFRARVVNPRWMSAMRRHGYKGAFEMAATVDYLFGYDATAGVVDDWMYETLTTEYVKDPEMAEFFRKSNPWARHGIAERLLEAAQRGLWAEPSAEALETLRSAVLETEGDIEDRG, from the coding sequence GTGGCTGCGAATCTTCTGCTGTTGTCGACTGCCGACACCGATCTGCTGGCTGCTGCGGAGGCCGGTGCGGGGTGGGCAGTGGCCAACCCCGCCCGGCTCGAGCCGGCCGACCTGAGCCCGCTGCTGGATGCCGCCGAGGTGGTCGTGGTCCGGCTCCTCGGTGGTCGTCGGGCCTGGGAGGAGGGCCTCGACGCGGTCCTCGCGTCCGGCAAGCCGGCGGTTGTGGTCAGCGGCGAGGCCGCGCCCGACGCCGAGCTGATGTCGTTGTCGACCGTGCCCGCCGGTGCGGTCACCGAGGCGCTCGCGTACCTGCGTGAGGGCGGCGCCGACAACCTGCGCAACCTGGCCGGCTTCCTCCGGGACACGCTGTTGCTGACCGGCGACGAGTTCGACCCGCCGCGCGCACTCCCGGCGTACGGCCTGCGCGGTACGTACGTCGAGGACGAGCGGCCCGTGGTCGGGATCGTGTACTACCGCGCGCACGAGATCTCCGGCAACACCGCCTTCGTCGATGCGCTCGCGGATGCGGTGGTCGAGGCCGGCGCGCAACCACTTCCGGTGTACTGCGGAACGCTGCGCGGACTCGATCCGGCCGAGAACGTCGGGCTGTTCGATCTGCTGCGGAAGTGCGACGTACTCGTGACGACCCTGCTCGCGGCCGGTGGAGCGGTGGCCGCGAATGCGAGCGCGGGCGGTGCTGACGACGCGTGGGACGCCGGTGCGCTGGCGTCGCTCGACATCCCGTTGATCCAGGGGCTCGCGCTGACGTCGACCCGCGAGCAGTGGGTGGAGAGCGACGCCGCGGTCAGCCCGCTGGATGCGGCGACGCAGGTCGCGATCCCGGAGTTCGACGGGCGGCTGATCACGATCCCGTTCTCGTTCAAGTCGTACGACGCCGACGGGCTGGCGCGGTACATGCCGGATGCCGAGCGGTGTGCGCGGCTGGCCGGGATCGCAGTGGCGCATGCCCGGTTGCGGCACGTGCCGGCGGCCGAGAAGCGGATCGCGCTGGTGCTGTCGTCGTACCCGACGAAGCACGCGCGGATCGGAAACGCGGTCGGTCTGGACACGCCCGCGTCGGCGGTCGTTCTGCTCGGACAGCTGGAAGCGGCCGGGTACGACCTCGGCGGGCTCGACCTCAGTGAGCTCCAGGGGGCGGACGGCGCCGACGGACTGATCCACCGCTTGATCGCGGCGGGTGGGCACGACGTCGACTGGCTGACCGACGAGCAGCTGGCGAACGCGGTCGCCAAGATTCCGCTGTCCACCTACGCCACCTGGTTCGGCCGGGTGCCGGAGTCGTTGCGCACAGCAATGATCGATGCATGGGGCGAGGCGCCCGGCGAGTTGTACGTCGACACGTCAGGTGACGAGCCGGCGATCGCGCTGGCCGCGTTGCAGTTCGGGAACGTCGTGCTGATGATCCAGCCGCCGCGCGGCTTCGGCGAGAACCCGGTCGCGATCTACCACGATCCGGACATGGCGCCGTCGCACCACTATCTGGCGGCGTACCGCTGGCTCGAGGCGTCGCGCGACGAGGGCGGCTTCGGCGCGCAGGCCGTCGTACATCTCGGCAAGCACGGGACGCTGGAGTGGCTGCCGGGCAAGGGGATCGGGATGGCGGCCGACTGCGCGCCGGACGCGGTGCTCGGAAACCTGCCGATGGTGTACCCGTTCATCGTCAACGACCCGGGCGAGGGGACGCAGGCGAAGCGGCGGGCGCACGCGACCGTCGTCGACCACTTGGTGCCGCCGATGGCACGGGCCGAGACGTACGGCGATATGGCGAAGCTCGAGTACCTGCTCGACGAGTACGCGACCGTGTCCGCGCTGGACCCGGACAAGGTGCCGACGTTGCGGGCGCAGATCTGGACGCTGATCCAGGCAGCCCAACTGCACCACGATCTGCACACGTCGGAGAAGCCGGACGACGAGGAGTTCGACGAGTTCGTCCTGCACCTGGACGGCTACCTGTGCGAGATCAAGGACGTGCAGATCCGCGACGGGTTGCACATTCTCGGCGGGGCACCGGTCGGCGAGGCGCGGGTGAACCTGGTGCTCGCAGTACTGCGGGCACGGCAGCTGTGGGGTGGTACGTACTCGATCCCGGGGTTGCGGACGGCGCTCGGCGAGACCTTCGGGGTCGACGAGGCGGCCATGCTCGCCGACCCCGGGCGGCCTGTGCCGGAGCTGGCGGACCTGGCGACGCTCGCCGACCTGCCGGCGGTGAGCGGCGCCGACGGCGTCGATCTGCTGGAGGCGGTCGCGCGGAAGCTTGTCGTCGGGATGGAGACGATGAGCTGGGACGCGACGAAGGTGCCGGTTGTGGTCGCCGAGGTGTTGGCCCGCGACTCCGAGCAAGTGGTGCAGTCGTTGACGTTTGCGGCTGAGGAGGTTGTGCCGCGGCTCGCCCGGACCGGTGACGAGTTGTCCAACGTGGTCCGGGCACTCGACGGACGCTTCATCGAGGCAGGTCCATCGGGGTCGCCGACGCGTGGTCTCGTGAACGTGCTGCCGACCGGCCGCAACTTCTACGCGGTCGACCCGAAGGCGATTCCGAGCCGGAACGCGTGGGACGTCGGTGTCGCGCTCGCCGATTCGCTCCTCGCCCGGCACCGCACCGAGACGGGGGAGTGGCCGCGGTCGGTCGGGCTGACGATCTGGGGTACGTCGGCCATGCGGACCCAGGGCGACGACCTGGCCGAGGTGCTGTGGCTGCTCGGCTGCCGGCCGGTCTGGGACGAGGCGTCGCGGCGGGTGACGAGCTTCGAGGTGGTCGGGCTCGAGGAGCTCGGCCGGCCGCGGATCGATGTGACGATCCGGATCTCCGGGTTCTTCCGGGACGCGTTCCCGCACGTGGTCGCGTTGCTCGACGAGGCCGTGCGTACGGTGGCCGCCCTGGACGAGTCCGACGACGACAACTATCTGCGCGCGCACGTCTCAGCGGATGTTGCTGCAGGCAACGACATGAGGCAGTCGACGGCGCGGGTCTTCGGCTCCAAGCCCGGTTCGTACGGCGCCGGTCTGCTGCCGCTCGTCGACGCGCGCAACTGGCGCACCGACGCCGAGCTGGCCGAGGTGTACGCCGTCTGGGGCGGGTACGCGTACGGCAAGGACCTCGACGGCGCGGAGGCCCGCGGCTCGATGGAGCGCGCGTACGCCCGGATCCAGGTCGCGGCGAAGAACGCGGACACCCGCGAGCACGACATCATGGACTCCGACGACTACTTCCAGTACCACGGCGGCATGATCGCGATGGTCCGCCACCTGACCGGCTCCAACCCGAAGGCGTACGTCGGCGACTCCGCCGTACCGGCGCAGGTGAAGACCCGGACGCTGGAGGAGGAGGCGAAGCGGGTCTTCCGCGCCCGGGTGGTGAACCCGCGGTGGATGTCCGCGATGCGGCGGCACGGGTACAAGGGCGCGTTCGAGATGGCGGCGACGGTCGACTACCTCTTCGGGTACGACGCGACCGCGGGCGTGGTCGACGACTGGATGTACGAGACGCTGACCACGGAGTACGTCAAGGATCCGGAGATGGCGGAATTCTTCCGCAAGTCCAACCCGTGGGCGCGGCACGGGATCGCGGAACGGCTGCTGGAGGCGGCGCAGCGCGGGTTGTGGGCGGAGCCGTCGGCCGAGGCATTGGAGACGCTGCGCAGCGCAGTCCTTGAGACGGAGGGTGACATCGAGGATCGCGGCTGA